The Chitinophaga pinensis DSM 2588 region CGTCATGATCAAATTTCTGAAATATGACCACATTGCCACTCCACTCTTCTTCCTGATCAAGTACGAACTCCATATCCTCTGCTATATATGGAGGGAAAAGTATCGTGCACATATACTTTTCTGATTGTAAATCTTTAAAATAAGCAAGACCGCATGTGGTAATAAATTCTACATAGTCGTCCGGAAAGGTAAAGTTAAACTGTGCTTCTACCTTTCTTACCTCTTGTATATCTATGGGTTCTGAAAATTCGATGATCAGACCCTGGTTATTAATCTCTTTTTCCAGGGCGCGGAAAGTGTCAATTATTTTTGCCATTGTTAACTTCTTGTTATTGATAATGGTCAAAGTTATACAACGACGGGGATTTGCAAGGTATCGGACTACTACAAATAATCTACATGTCCTGATAAATGGCTTGCTTATATATCTATAGCCGATAATTACAATAAAGCACCGCAGTATTTGCAATGCAACGCATCATGCTCATGTCCTTCCCTTCCGCATCCGGGACACGTCTCATGGCCATGTTTCCTGAATCTCGTAGCGTTTACCATCTCGTTTGTTACAATGCCGGTCGGAACAGCGATAATCCCATAGCCAATAAACATCATTATGGATGCAATAAATTTGCCTACCGGAGTAGCCGGAGCGATGTCCCCATAGCCGACTGTAGTAATTGTTACTATTGCCCAATATATACTATCAGGAATGCTGGCAAAACCATTTTCGCCATTTTCTACCAGATACATGACAGATCCAAGAATAATTACCGTAAAAAGCACGACCAACATAAAAATGGTAATCTTCTTCAGACTGCTGGAAAGAGCCATTTTCAGGAAATCGATCTCAGTTAAGAAGTGAGTCAGCTTAAAAATGCG contains the following coding sequences:
- a CDS encoding SMI1/KNR4 family protein; translation: MAKIIDTFRALEKEINNQGLIIEFSEPIDIQEVRKVEAQFNFTFPDDYVEFITTCGLAYFKDLQSEKYMCTILFPPYIAEDMEFVLDQEEEWSGNVVIFQKFDHDDRFDFYAFRRTGETVDVVSYFDSGEVWPVATTFSAHIEKLLKSFIDGSYRNKYYAHF
- a CDS encoding ion transporter, which translates into the protein MQQDTKVTWRNRLHNTIYESNTVAGKIFDIVLLILIILSIAVVMLDSIQSYHQRYGHIFHTIEWTFTVLFTLEYILRLISIQKPLLYVASFFGIIDLLAILPSYLSVFFIGAQSLLVLRALRLLRVFRIFKLTHFLTEIDFLKMALSSSLKKITIFMLVVLFTVIILGSVMYLVENGENGFASIPDSIYWAIVTITTVGYGDIAPATPVGKFIASIMMFIGYGIIAVPTGIVTNEMVNATRFRKHGHETCPGCGREGHEHDALHCKYCGALL